The DNA region CATCGATACGAATTATCTAGCGTATAATTTAACTACTATAAGTTAGTTATAAGTTAGCcctttataaattaattcaaccgaaaatatataaaaaagactTGGCTTGTAATTTCTGAAATgttcttaaataaaaaaacaaaatgtatagtttcaagataaaaacaaaagagtgaCGTCCTAAgtccaaaaaacgaaaacaaaaaactcttTAAGGACAACAAAACAATGGGCGATTTCCAAACTTACTGCTAATAAGaggtttttatttataaaaaaaaaaaaaaaaaaaaaaaaaaaacaaaaaaaaccttacAAAAACTTGTCCAATTTACAAGAGGAACTGCCAGGGTTAAAAAGGTACTCTAATAGAATAAAAGTAAGTAGACCTGTATGTAAAGAAAGgcagaaaaaacaatatattgCAATTTACTTACACCCATGTTGGACCCAAAAAGAAATTCGATATATCGACATCGAAAAATTTCCATCGATTTATCGCACTCCATCGGTTCCATCGATAATATCGATGGTGCCATCGATGGTTTTCCCAGCTCTACTACCAGCACTTGACGTTTTCAACACTAAAATCTCATGTAGTGGGTGTAAACATTTACCTTGCTTTGGTCTGTTTATCTGTTATCCATTGGTAAAATCATAAAGAATTCGTTTCAATTATTTGAGCTATTACATTAAATCTTCGCCTTACAAAATCGAGGTAATTGGTGAAAtgattattaattaattttaaaataagaaatagCCGGCCGGCAACAAATCTTACAATTAGCCTTATAGACTaaccatacatatataaaacataTGTGCAACGATCAGCTGTGTTCAGAGTAATGGAGCTACTTATCTACATAGAATGGGAATCGATATCGACAATAACGACTTGCGAATAGAAGccgttttttttaaagttttttagaATTAAAGTATGTCAGTTTTATAAGCATATTTTTCCCTATCCtgttttttgcaatttattgtATTGTTTAACCCTTAAATGAAAGACACCTGACATTTCCTTgattattttcattatatgCCATTTtgaaaagtacaaaaaattatatccTCTAAATTGTCCATTGTGTTTTAGGATAATTATTTAGTTGTCAATAGCTTTTTCAGCAAGAACTTATAAcctaagaaatattttttttaacgaTTACACTTTAAAACTTATAATTTTAAGCACTTTAAATCTTTTTCCAGATCTTTAATTCTTCCTATCCTATAAGTCGAGTTTATCGCTCAATTTACCAAATTTCGTAGGGTAGTAGTTTCCAAATGACTCTTAAAATTCATTCGCAGGTGTATCATAAAATGCTTAGAAGGACTTTATTGCCAAATTGCAATATGATGCAGGATGcatttatgaaatattttcatccttaaataattctaattttgttaaagtttattttatcaTCATTAATGATTTCATTGTTATATTATTAGCAACGACTTTTAAGAATGGgttcaaattatttattttaatgttggtttaattaattacagaatataaaattgtttctatgtacatatatacataaatacttatgtatgtatgtattttagtGTCTTATCAAATAATCATTTAAAGCAAATATGCCCATAAATCTTTTGGGCAATTAATTAGAAAagcttttaaattgttttgtatgtagatttattattaaaatacaATTACACCAAGTCATCATTGTGATAAGGTATAGTCCGATTCTAAATTTAGGCACGGTCATGGCTCGAACTCAGAAAAAAAAGCTGCAGACAAAGACCAAATAATGTTCGAAGGTCAAAGCCAAATCCCAGAAACGTCATCTCATCCTTTGGCTGGGCTGGCACAGTGGTATGGCATGCAATTCCAATTATCACCATACTAACGCTTCACAAGTTTGCAATGGACCGGAAAACTCTGGATAATCATTTCGCATGCATAAATATagataaacaattaaaaatacacTTTGCAAAATCTAAGTGAAATAATGAagacaaattaaatttgatattcTTACTCCAACTccaaaattacaattttaattGGAATCAAAACATATTCTTGAAATTTAAACTATATGATATGCAGTACCGAATCAACAACTTTTTCCGAGAGTTTTGGTGATCTATAGTTGCAATTCTAAATTAGAAAAATGCCGTTGAGAAAATTTACGGTACATCATTTCACAGACAGCATAATATaaacttttatatattttcgaaaccaaaatttgattttccTATCGGAAATCCTTAAAAAACTATTCGAAATattaaaaacctaaaaaaaaaaaaaattccatttgcacattattaaattttttcaactgtgttgatatttttaatcaatttttaataacaTATTTAACTCCCACTCGTTGCTGTAatcatattattatttttcagtaaattatAGAAAATACGGGAGGGTGACAGTCAGTAGCTCTCATATCAATTAATGTGTAGACggcaaatttatatatatgtacatatatagtatgtaTGGCTTATCTGAAGAGTTAAATGCTTTGCCACTGGTCAATTGTCGTCTTATCAGTTCATAGGGCTTTTGGCACATACAtctttatgtatgtatatacaccaCCCGTACGTAATCCAGTTGTGTTCCGAATCGGGTATAAAAAGATTTCTGCCTGTGGGGATTAACTTCAGTTTCGTACGCGTTCTATGTCCGAGCAGTCCGTAAAGAAATATACATTCAATTAATAAGGTAATTACAAAAGCGTTTTCTAGTCTGTTTTCCCATGGGCCATACAAttatgtattatttttttgttgtttttgtttgtttgtttttaatgccatttaaaataataattagctATTAAATGTGATTGAGTTAAATGACATTGTCTAGCCTTGAGTTGGCCAAATACTATCCTGCGCCACATCCTTCTAAATTTTTCCGATGCCGATAGCATCAATGGCAAAgtattcaaaacaaaacaaaaaaaaatgttaataaaatgaaacacaacaacaattactACTGCAAAACGaacaatcaaaattaatttacaaTCCAACACAAATGTAAAAAGTCAACGCCAACCGCAATCAAAGTCTGTATAAGTGAAGGGCATGACGTCACGAGcgtcagcatcaacagctgcAGCAACATCTGTCTTCCGAGTTCAATAAAAACTCCCGCAGCAGGCGGCAGCAGCTTCAGAGTGTGTGTAGTACTCGATCGATTCATGATCCATTCAACATTCGAAAGATGCTTCATCTGTCCGAATTTAGTGTGCGGTTTGCCCTTCTCATGGGCTTCCTTTGCGGTTTAACGGTAGTTCTTTATTTTGCTAAGATACGAAGAGAGATTGATTGAAAAATTTTCCTATTTTAACTATTACTTTATGGCTAAATGATGTTTCCCCCCTCTTCTAATAGATGTCGTACAAGGTGGAACCACTTCCCGACTCCTATGCTGGCCTGGGCGAGGGTCCTCACTGGGATGCAGAGAGGCAAAGCCTGTACTATGTAGACATTGAGGCAGCCGGTTTATTACGCTACGATTATAACCAAAACAAAGTGTACAAGGCCAAAGTTGAAGGTGAATCTCTAGCTGGATTTGTGCTGCCCATTGAAGGTAAACCGCAGGAATTTGCTGTCGGATGTGGACGACGCGTTCTGATTGTTAACTGGGATGGCATCGCACCAGTGGCCAAGGTGGTCCGTACTCTGTTCGAGGTGCAAAAGGAATATGAATCGAATCGCTGGAATGATGCCAAAACCGATCCGAAAGGTCGCTTCTTTGGCGGTACCATGCGTTACATTGGCGATGAATTTGTCCATCGTCACGGCGAGCTCTACAAGTGGACGGCTGGTGGCCAGATTTCTGTTGTTAAATCTGATGTAGGCATCTCCAATGGTCTGGCTTGGGATGAGAAAGCCAAGAAGTTTTATTACATTGACACCACGGACTATGAGGTTAAATCCTatgactttgactttgagACTGGAGTTGCCACCAATCCCAAGGTTGTGTTTAATTTACGCAAAACCAGTCCCAAGGATCATCTTCTTCCCGATGGTTTGACAATTGATAGCGAAGGAAATCTCTATGTGGCCACTTTCAATGGGGCAACCATCTTTAAGGTTGACCCCAACACTGGCAAAGTGCTGTTGGAAATTAAGTTCCCCACCAAGCAGATAACCTCATCTGCCTTCGGTGGACCCAACTTGGATATCCTGTACGTGACCACAGCGGCCAAATTCGATCAGCCGTCTCCAGCAGGCACCACCTATAAAGTGACAGGCCTAAATGCCACAGGCTATGCCGGCACCAAtctaaaaatctaaaaaatattttaagaaaTCTTTTTATCAAACACAAagtgcaattattttttgttacactaattgaaataaataaaaccatCTTTTGAAATGTTAGAATCATTTAAAATACTCAGTCAATGCCTTTTGATGTTGGGCAAGGAAATATCTCCTGTAAGGCGGACACGGACTAAGAGCATAATTAAATAGTAATTATATGATATTTtgtgtattatttggtaaTAATTTAATT from Drosophila willistoni isolate 14030-0811.24 chromosome XL unlocalized genomic scaffold, UCI_dwil_1.1 Seg141, whole genome shotgun sequence includes:
- the LOC6649362 gene encoding regucalcin isoform X1; amino-acid sequence: MLHLSEFSVRFALLMGFLCGLTMSYKVEPLPDSYAGLGEGPHWDAERQSLYYVDIEAAGLLRYDYNQNKVYKAKVEGESLAGFVLPIEGKPQEFAVGCGRRVLIVNWDGIAPVAKVVRTLFEVQKEYESNRWNDAKTDPKGRFFGGTMRYIGDEFVHRHGELYKWTAGGQISVVKSDVGISNGLAWDEKAKKFYYIDTTDYEVKSYDFDFETGVATNPKVVFNLRKTSPKDHLLPDGLTIDSEGNLYVATFNGATIFKVDPNTGKVLLEIKFPTKQITSSAFGGPNLDILYVTTAAKFDQPSPAGTTYKVTGLNATGYAGTNLKI
- the LOC6649362 gene encoding regucalcin isoform X2, which produces MSYKVEPLPDSYAGLGEGPHWDAERQSLYYVDIEAAGLLRYDYNQNKVYKAKVEGESLAGFVLPIEGKPQEFAVGCGRRVLIVNWDGIAPVAKVVRTLFEVQKEYESNRWNDAKTDPKGRFFGGTMRYIGDEFVHRHGELYKWTAGGQISVVKSDVGISNGLAWDEKAKKFYYIDTTDYEVKSYDFDFETGVATNPKVVFNLRKTSPKDHLLPDGLTIDSEGNLYVATFNGATIFKVDPNTGKVLLEIKFPTKQITSSAFGGPNLDILYVTTAAKFDQPSPAGTTYKVTGLNATGYAGTNLKI